In Kryptolebias marmoratus isolate JLee-2015 linkage group LG4, ASM164957v2, whole genome shotgun sequence, the following proteins share a genomic window:
- the asip1 gene encoding agouti signaling protein 1 — protein sequence MHASLLLGCFVFAATHFYLGSAHMIVDNRLSAKKAVVPNALSQSLEIDTPPVVIVELAKAAKKKEKPKKQKKSKFVVRKRPPPPANCTPLWGSCKSPGNVCCDFCAFCQCRLFKTVCFCRMGNPSC from the exons ATGCACGCCTCCCTGCTGCTCGGCTGCTTCGTCTTCGCTGCGACACATTTTTATCTCGGCTCGGCCCACATGATCGTGGACAACAGACTTTCTGCCAAAAAGGCCGTCGTGCCCAACGCTTTGTCTCAGAGCCTTGAGATAGACACACCTCCTGTTGTTATTGTGG AGTTAGCAAAAGCTgcaaagaagaaagagaaaccaaaaaagcagaaaaag agTAAATTTGTTGTCAGGAAGCGGCCTCCCCCCCCTGCAAACTGCACTCCCCTGTGGGGGAGCTGTAAATCGCCGGGCAACGTGTGCTGTGACTTCTGCGCTTTCTGCCAGTGCCGGCTCTTCAAAACCGTCTGTTTCTGCCGGATGGGCAACCCCAGCTGCTGA
- the raly gene encoding RNA-binding protein Raly isoform X2 produces the protein MSLKVQTSNVTNKTDPKSINSRVFIGNLNTAVVNKSDVESIFSKYGRVLGCSVHKGYAFVQYASERHARGAVVGENGRVLAGQTLDINMAGDPRPKRPKGLKRSAASLYSGYEFDYDYYREDFYDRLFEFRGRVSPVPRVVPVKRPRVALPLVRRVKPLPVKVLASVLPATNGTKKRPVRSTELQAIKSELTQIKTNIEALLGRLEQITEDPLVPPTDLIKAEECQSEEAWQEGEESSSELEDEEGEQRQNSDADEEEEEEGEHQQDDGHDHMENSCLSAEMDSIHP, from the exons ATGTCGCTGAAGGTCCAGACCAGTAACGTGACCAACAAGACAGACCCCAAGTCCATCAACTCCCGGGTGTTTATCGGCAACCTGAACACAGCCGTGGTGAACAAGTCAGACGTTGAAAGCATCTTTTCCAAGTACGGCCGGGTGTTGGGATGCTCCGTGCACAAAGGCTACGCCTTCGTTCAGTACGCCAGCGAGAGGCATGCCCGGGGGGCCGTGGTGGGAGAGAATGGCAGGGTGCTCGCCGGCCAGACGCTGG ATATCAACATGGCAGGAGACCCGAGGCCAAAAAGACCCAAAGGCTTGAAACGATCGGCTGCTTCTCTGTACAG tGGCTACGAGTTTGACTATGATTACTACAGAGAAGActtctacgacag GTTGTTTGAGTTTCGTGGCCGAGTGTCTCCGGTCCCTCGGGTGGTTCCAGTGAAACGCCCGCGGGTGGCGCTTCCTCTGGTGCGACGGGTCAAACCGCTGCCAGTCAAGGTGCTCGCCTCCGTCCTCCCCGCCACCAACGGCACTAAAAAGAGAC CAGTAAGAAGCACCGAGCTGCAGGCCATCAAATCAGAACTGACTCAGATCAAAACTAACATCGAGGCTCTGCTGGGAAGACTGGAGCAGATCACAGAGGACCCCCTCGTCCCCCCCACAG ATCTGATCAAAGCAGAGGAGTGTCAGAGcgaggaggcgtggcaggaaggggAGGAGTCCAGTTCGGAGCTGGAGGACGAGGAGGGGGAGCAGAGGCAGAACAGTGACgccgatgaagaggaggaggaggagggagagcaCCAGCAGGACGATGGTCACGACCACATG gagaACAGTTGTCTTTCTGCAGAAATGGATTCCATTCATCCCTGA
- the raly gene encoding RNA-binding protein Raly isoform X1, whose protein sequence is MSLKVQTSNVTNKTDPKSINSRVFIGNLNTAVVNKSDVESIFSKYGRVLGCSVHKGYAFVQYASERHARGAVVGENGRVLAGQTLDINMAGDPRPKRPKGLKRSAASLYSGYEFDYDYYREDFYDRLFEFRGRVSPVPRVVPVKRPRVALPLVRRVKPLPVKVLASVLPATNGTKKRPAVRSTELQAIKSELTQIKTNIEALLGRLEQITEDPLVPPTDLIKAEECQSEEAWQEGEESSSELEDEEGEQRQNSDADEEEEEEGEHQQDDGHDHMENSCLSAEMDSIHP, encoded by the exons ATGTCGCTGAAGGTCCAGACCAGTAACGTGACCAACAAGACAGACCCCAAGTCCATCAACTCCCGGGTGTTTATCGGCAACCTGAACACAGCCGTGGTGAACAAGTCAGACGTTGAAAGCATCTTTTCCAAGTACGGCCGGGTGTTGGGATGCTCCGTGCACAAAGGCTACGCCTTCGTTCAGTACGCCAGCGAGAGGCATGCCCGGGGGGCCGTGGTGGGAGAGAATGGCAGGGTGCTCGCCGGCCAGACGCTGG ATATCAACATGGCAGGAGACCCGAGGCCAAAAAGACCCAAAGGCTTGAAACGATCGGCTGCTTCTCTGTACAG tGGCTACGAGTTTGACTATGATTACTACAGAGAAGActtctacgacag GTTGTTTGAGTTTCGTGGCCGAGTGTCTCCGGTCCCTCGGGTGGTTCCAGTGAAACGCCCGCGGGTGGCGCTTCCTCTGGTGCGACGGGTCAAACCGCTGCCAGTCAAGGTGCTCGCCTCCGTCCTCCCCGCCACCAACGGCACTAAAAAGAGAC CAGCAGTAAGAAGCACCGAGCTGCAGGCCATCAAATCAGAACTGACTCAGATCAAAACTAACATCGAGGCTCTGCTGGGAAGACTGGAGCAGATCACAGAGGACCCCCTCGTCCCCCCCACAG ATCTGATCAAAGCAGAGGAGTGTCAGAGcgaggaggcgtggcaggaaggggAGGAGTCCAGTTCGGAGCTGGAGGACGAGGAGGGGGAGCAGAGGCAGAACAGTGACgccgatgaagaggaggaggaggagggagagcaCCAGCAGGACGATGGTCACGACCACATG gagaACAGTTGTCTTTCTGCAGAAATGGATTCCATTCATCCCTGA